From one Dermacentor silvarum isolate Dsil-2018 chromosome 3, BIME_Dsil_1.4, whole genome shotgun sequence genomic stretch:
- the LOC119444798 gene encoding uncharacterized protein K02A2.6-like, with amino-acid sequence MNSEIEAFAQKCAACKKYAYNQPKEPLMMRPVPDQPWYRVGIDIFHYGGKSYLCIYDALSNFPEVECLRDTTARTVVDATSAIFARYGIPMEVLSDNGPQFSSREFALFSRTYDFKHITSSPGFPRSNGLSEKGVQVVKRLLKKTTEAKQDFWLALLAYRTSPLECGRAPAEILQGRRLRTLLPDFQCGPAHQVVKHRQPHTSAQPLAALHEGDVVRVQTGTWATKAQVLHPSTYPRSYHVITPEGRSLRRNRKHLLPTGETFRRDFSPNDAEPECSTSAQHIDGEAPSNGVTEAADIMNSSPPPPASVTTTADISDGSPPTPAPRRSLRQPRPPRRLEYDRNFQQIS; translated from the coding sequence ATGAACTCGGAAATCGAGGCGTTCGCTCAGAAGTGCGCCGCATGCAAAAAGTATGCGTACAATCAGCCGAAGGAACCACTCATGATGCGTCCTGTTCCGGACCAGCCTTGGTATCGCGTAGGAATCGACATCTTTCACTACGGCGGCAAGTCCTACCTGTGTATCTATGACGCCTTGTCTAACTTCCCAGAAGTAGAATGCCTCCGAGACACTACAGCCAGGACCGTCGTTGACGCGACTAGTGCTATATTTGCTCGTTATGGCATACCAATGGAGGTTCTTTCCGACAATGGTCCCCAATTTTCGAGCAGAGAATTTGCCTTGTTTTCACGCACTTACGACTTCAAACACATCACCTCAAGTCCGGGATTCCCACGTTCCAATGGGCTATCCGAAAAGGGGGTACAGGTGGTGAAAAGACTGCTTAAGAAAACTACTGAAGCTAAACAGGATTTCTGGTTGGCACTTTTGGCTTACAGGACTTCTCCCTTGGAGTGTGGCCGGGCGCCAGCAGAGATCCTCCAAGGCCGCCGACTACGAACACTGCTGCCTGACTTCCAATGTGGACCAGCCCACCAGGTCGTCAAGCATCGTCAGCCTCATACCTCTGCGCAGCCACTAGCAGCACTACACGAAGGCGATGTCGTGCGAGTCCAGACCGGCACGTGGGCCACGAAAGCACAGGTTTTGCATCCGTCAACGTACCCGAGGTCGTACCACGTCATCACGCCGGAAGGGCGGTCCCTTCGGCGTAATCGAAAACACTTGCTACCGACCGGGGAGACTTTCCGGCGCGACTTCAGTCCCAACGACGCGGAACCCGAGTGCTCGACATCTGCTCAGCACATCGATGGTGAAGCGCCGTCTAATGGTGTTACAGAAGCCGCGGACATAATGAACAGTTCGCCGCCACCGCCAGCCAGCGTTACGACAACCGCGGACATTTCGGACGGGTCGCCGCCAACGCCAGCACCGAGAAGGTCGCTGAGACAACCAAGACCACCACGACGACTGGAGTATGATCGAAACTTCCAGCAGATTTCTTAA